TCCTTTATATTGTGGTGTGCCCGGTGGCTCCTTTTTACACATATTTTTTGTACTCTCACATATGAAGGCGGATCGCTGTATCACAGTAACTACGGGCGCCGCGGGCGTATTTCTCTGCAAACTGGCCGCAGCACCCTCTGTGGCACGCGACGCATCGAGAAAGAAGAAGCACCTCGAGGAGTAAGAAGCACCGGCCAGTGTGCATGAAATAACTACGTGCATACAGTCGTTCAAACGTATTTCGAATCATCTCAGCACCGCAAGTGGTCCCGAAGCGCACACGAAGAAGTGCCCGGGAGCAAAGGCGTCGGAGCTGCGGGCGAAAGAGACAGAGTTGCACCGTCGGCAAAGTTCCGATGGCGCTCGAGTGCGCGTTCCGTTCGGCGACGGCGTGTTCCAATTGAGGCTGCTCATCGTCACAGCGGTCGGCGGCACCATCGCGTTCACCCAGGCGAGACTCTTCAGAAGTTCGATGCGCGAATTAGACCACTGGTGCGCGCGGCCGCCCGGCTTCTCCAACACGAGTGTGGACGCGTGGAAGGCGCTGGCGATTCCGCGGGACGCCGACGGGAACTACAGCCGCTGCACGGTGCGCGAGCCTCCCGGCGCGGGCGACTCGGCTCGAGTCGTGCCCTGCGACGCCTGGGAGTTCAACCTGAGAGACCACGGCAACACCGTCGTCAGCGAGTGGAACCTCGTGTGCCAGCGGAGCTGGCTGAACAACGTCGCCCACGTGGTCGTTGTCTGCGCGAACGTCCTTTCGCTGCCGCTGGTGGGCATGGCGGCGGACCGGGCGGGGCGTAAGACGGTCACCTTCGTCGGCACCACGGGACTCCTGCTGACGCTCGGGGTCAGCAACATGGCGAGCTCTGTTAAGACGTTCGTCGTGACGCAGGCTGCGGTCTCGGTGTTGTCAAAGTGCATGGGGGTGCAGTACGTTCTCCTGTACGAAGTGACCAAGGCGTCCCGCCGGCTGCTCTACTGCTTCGTCCCACCGGCGCTCCCGAGCGCCTTCGTGCCGGTACTGCAGTACTTCGTGCGCTCGTGCCAGCTCGACTGGGCCTTGTCGCAGGTTGTTGTCGCCACGCTCGCCTTGGTGCTCCTTGCCAGCTTCTACGTGGTTGAGGAGTCGATCACCCGGCTCCTGGCCACGCACAATGTCGAAGAAGCCGAGAGAGAAGTCCGCAGGGCATGCAGTGTCAACAAGGTGTCGCAGAGTGACACTCGCAGACAGTTGCGCGGTGAGATGGAGAGCTACAGGCGAGAGCAGGGCGACCTTCTATCCGATGAGAACGTTGGTGTCTTGCGTTCAATGTGGCTCAGAGAACGAAAATTTATACTCGTTTCCGTTTGGCTTCTCTTGAGCTGGGCCTACAGCCACCACGTGGAAGAGCGGGGCTTGACCAGCGACATCTACGTGCGTAGCGCCACACTCATCAGCTTGCGTCCCAAGTTCGTCTTCGTCTGTCTGGTCCTGGACTACTACGGGGGAGTGAGGCGAGCCGTAGCGATCTCCGCCTTGGTCTTCGCCACTTCGTCGGCCGTCGCCTTCGCCGCGCACACAGACGAAGCCTCACCATGGCAGGACATCCTGTACGTTTTTATGCGCGTCTCCCTGACCCTTCCGGTTACGTTCTTGCTTTTCTCACCGTCAGCCTGTACCCGGTGATACTGCAATGTGAGGCGAGCTTCCTTGGTTACGCCTGCGCCATCGTCGGCGACGTGGGCTACATAGCGTTCACGCGTCTGTTAGGACGGCGACAGGATGCGGCCCTCGCAATACAGTCCTTGCCGACGGTGCTCGTCGCTGTGGCCGTCGCATATCTGCCACCGGATGACCGACACGATGCCTCATGGAGATGCTCCCTCACAGCGGAGAGGAAAAATTCTAGCATAAGTAGCATCAGACAAACCAGCGCAGTTGCTGTATGTGGACGGCCAACGCTGCTGGATCCAATGCCCGAACAGTTCTCTATTCGTGCCGGCATGCTTAATAGCGACCGATGGCAGGATCGAGGAAGACGGCGAATACATGCTCTGAACGGGTATTTGCACATGTGCAGACAGAGGTTTTTTTCAATAACAAGTGTACATAGCTGCAGTTCTACTGTTTACTGGTATGATACGTTACCACACCACCCCTAAGTGCCTTATGGCTTCCCATTGCGTAAAGCAGACGACCTCCTCAGTAAATGCAAAAACGCGCCGTTTTCGCCGCTTTGTGGATGAATTATTTGCCAGTGTCACGACGCTTTCGCTGAAAATCTGAAAGTCATTGGTGCCGATCATTTACGCAGGGTCTTATTTTAACCTTATGGCGGCACCTAGATACTCCAACTCGGCGCATGCTACCTCTCGGATGAAGCGACGCCAGGTTGCGCGTCTGCCATACAGATCGGCTCGGCGGGGGAGCCAAGGCAGCGTCCTGACCTCCCTCTGCTGGCCACAAGCGTTGTGCGCACACACTGTAATAGCGCTGCTGCTGAGCTGCGGTGTGTGTACGCACACCGGTCTGAGTATAACACACAGCAAACGTCAAGCTAGCGCTACTTCAATATAATTCACCGGGCCCTGACCATCGCTGACGGTTACCGTGGGTCTGATCTTGTGCACCGTCGACGCGCATAAAGTCCATACATAAAACAAGTTTTATTTAGGAACCTTGGAGACGCCTGCAACGCATCTGGTGATGCTCCTTGTCACTCCACTGATGCCAGCGCAAGGTGCCTAGACGTGCCTCGACAGTATACACCGCCTCGTACGATGACGCTGCTGCCGAGGAACACTAGCCAACCTATATCGAGCCTTCATATTCAGACCTCCGCCGACTCATCGCGCAAACTTTAATGTCAAACAGGCATGAaacccatataacccctcatcactcTTGATCATCCTTGTTAGGCGACGTGAAGGGTTTGAGCCCTCACAGATCGTTGGGCAGTCGGTCTGGCCGACGGTCAGTGAGGGCTCATTCACTTCTTGTCGCTTAACACTGATAGATATGCAGTCAATTAGTTGACAAGTATGATCAGGAATGACGAGGGGTTATAGGCGCTTATTACGGTTTATAATGATTCGACGTGGATGAATAAGGTAATAAAGGGCGATAAGGGTTTAAAAtcagcattatcatcatcataggcCTATCTTaggtccgctgcaggacgaagggctttccctgcgatctcctattACCCAGTCCTGCGCTAAGAGATTCCAGCTAGAGCCTGtgaatttcgtaatttcatcaccctacctagtcttctgccgtcctcgactgggcatcccttctcttggcacccattctgtaacctgtatagtacccgccgtggttggccagcggctatggtgttgggctgctgaccacgaagtcgcggtatcgaatcctgtccacgacggccgcattttgatgaaggcgaaatgtgaaaacatccgtgtacctagattttgtgcacgttaaagatccccaggtagtcgaaatttccggagtcctacactgcagcgtgccttgtaatcagaaagtggttttggcacgtaaaaccccataatttaatttttaaccccAAGGGTCCACTGGTTACCTAACGTACgtattacacgacctgcccactccatttctttctcttaatgtcaattagaataatgATGGGTGCGATTCCGATAAGGTTCATAATGAACGGTAAGGGTTGATAAGAGTCGGATTAAGTCCGATAGGGTTGATCAGGACCGATAATGACTGAAAAAGGTTGGATCATGTCCAATACGGTTGATAAGAACAGATAAGGGTTGAGAAGGGTCGGATCGATAGCGATAAGTTTGATATCAACCAATAAGGACTGATAAATTAGGGGTCCTCTGGAGTCAGATAACGTTCATAGCCGATGATGGTTAACCGTCGGACGTAGTCTGATAAGGtcgataacgaccgataagggttgacaAATGTTTATACAGATCAAGTTTGATAGGATTGATGGCACCGCGCTGCGGGGCGATGAGCAAGTGACACAGTGTTTGCACATACTTAACAAGTAGagtggagtttctgcgtgaaattGTTCCCAAAgtatgtaatttatttctgcGCAATAAAATTCGCGCGCATATCCCAGATAATGTTTCCTTTATTTTCAGTAAAATAATTTCGGGGACAATTACAGTTTTCCCATGACAGCGGCCTTCGCCTTTCGTAAGGGACACTCTAAGAAACACAACTATCCGAGATTCGCATGTGTAATTTAATACAAAGGCTGTAACTAAACTATGCCTTTTTATCTCTGCCAACACATCATCCATAAACAGTCCCCTATTCCCACAAAATATAAGCACGATGAAAGGAGTGCACATTTGAAAAAGCTCCTGCAAGGCATAGACGAGTTAGAAGGGTGCGTTAAGTCACGTCGTGACAGGTCCGACGGAATACGAAGTTATAAATTACGATCCAATGTACGATGGCGTAAGCTTGTACCTTCGGATGAATTCCACCGGTTCAATGCTAGGTGATGCGCAAGCGTGCAAATCTTTTTTCGCTTGCTAGaatctcgaaagaggaatggcagcCCATCTGACGCCGCCGTGGGCAGATCGGGTAGATGCGTCCTCTTGATTGTTTCCATggatgccacagtgactaggcaaccactgaatTATTATCGTGTGCACTTTCGAAATTCCATGATGATGGACCTGTCTGATCTCTGCGAGAAGCTCCTCATGTGGTACCTGACATAGAGCGGAGAGTAAACTTTGGAGGGCTGCTTTGGCGAAGTTACAGGAGCTTGGCCATGGACAGAAGGCACTGATGTTAAGTGAGGCGTTTTGAGTTGTACTTTGACAGGTCTTGACAAATCTTGTCGAACTCACCAACGTGGCGGCTTCACTTGTGACTGAGCCATCGGTATGAAAATGTAGGCGGCCGTTGTGTATCTCACGTCATCTAGTAATTTGACCCATTAATTGGAAGGTAACCGACGACATCTTAATTTCCTTCGTTATACCTGGTATAATGAGGCGCACTTATGATGTGCGCTGGCATGTAGTTTTACCACCGGCGCAGTTATACGAACGGAAGTTGTGTGCGGCCTTTCTGGAAGTAAAGACAAGTTGAGGAGGAATCAGCCGAGCAACGTGTCGAATATGCGCCCTCAGAGTGTCGATGGCTATGCACGTTGATATAGGGCGATCTCCCACTTAGACGATCGTCGCCGCTGTAGACGTAGACTTTTGAAGACCGAGACATTTCTTTTAAAATTGAGCTTGTattccctggagtacacgcatgCAGGTTTTCTTTGCAGGTGTTGCGCATCATGGGGAGACTGTATCAGGGAAAACCGAGAAGCAAAGCGTGGGCCgtgtgggccctatcttgaaagcgatctgcgatgagtacagagtGAAGGTGCAGCGAGTGGTCATAGCTTCTTGTGCGCTGTTTTGTCGCTGCTCCGAGAGGCAGCGAGAgtcagcgcgaaggtcaattcgctcgctgctgcggccgctCTTGCTCACgtcagcgctttgacagcgagtgtccgcgctcatcgaaaGAGATGTGCTGGTTTGATTGttcgcgcgtgacaccatggttgTTAATTTAGCAAGTAAGCCAATTCTTACGAGTTGATACAGCCGGTAAAACTACGATGCTTACGTCGTATAGGtttctgctaatttgctatcccaatcgaTGCTTCGACTTTCGGGTGAAACTCTGGCATTTTGTTCCTGCTTGAATGGCCCGCGAGGTATGACAGGCTTGCGAAAGCTGGCGACGCGCAAGCTATTTCAAAAGTTCAATGAATGTCATTACATATGTTGCGGAAAAATTGTATTGGTTTAGATTTTCTATAGGCCGCTGACCATAAAGGACTGAAAAGGCCTGCTAAGCACTGCTACGGCATTGCTTTTCTCTTGGCATCTTTAGCCTTCTTTCCAACCTGAAAGGGGACATGACTGTTTGAAATAAGACGGCCTTCGTGCAGGGCCATTGATTTTTGTTTATTATAATGTTATTGACTCATCGAAGGCGTACTGGCCCTTACCTCCAACTGCTGTCACATAGATTCTGTTCCTTTCGTGTTTTCTTTCTATGTGTGCTTTTTGCTAAACTCGGTATAGCTGCACCTAGATGCTTCTTTCATCAGTTATCCAACGGGTTTTATAATATTCCAATGTTCCTATTATATATCATGCTTTTGACATTGTTGCTCGCATGTGCCTATTAAACTGATTATTAGATTCGCGTTTTTGTGAGTAATTTCAAACAGAATATGAAAATAAAAAGCTTCAAATGTCGTACTTATTCAACGTTTTTTATTGCTAGTTGATCCTTATTCACTCTGTCTCTTAAACCACTTTGCGACGACGTTCTTCTACGCTATTACTATAGCGCTTCTTCCGCTACACGCGCCCCGACATCCCAACGGCGGGAAATAAAGAACCAAAGAAAATTTCCGAGTTCTCTTGGTTCCAACACACTCTAACCTTCCAATCGGCGCCTTCTTTTAGAAAGCGGGCGCTTAATCTGTCATCTCGCAGGCTATTGCTGATCTTTTGTGTTTCCTCGCGGTTTCTCAGTTGGCTTACCGGTCGCTAGTGAAAAGCAGCAGAGCCTTTGTACTACGTCATCATCGGTGATCTTTAATCTCGGGAGCCTTTGACGGCAGAGACTTCATCTATCTCCCGTTGTCTTCACAACTGGAATCACGCTTCTGCTGGAGCTTAGCGCAAGCCCGAGCGACCGCTCAATCTTATCACGAGGCTGCCGCCCTGAAGGGGAGCGGCGCGTTTTGCGGTTATTTTTATGCGATGTGGGCCCTGCATTTCCAAGCCATGTCTATACGAGAGAGAATGGGCCACCATCTCACATGAAAACTGAGAACTCGGGGTCATCACTTCTGTTTCTGAACTGCAGCCAAAAGCAAGAAAGTGTATCCATCAGTCTTTCCGAGACGACCGAAGTCAGCACAATTTGGTGCATCATTCAGTTTACGTGTGTGGTCATTTTGGGATGAgttcgtgctttctttttgtttttcatcgATCTTAACCTTCACGCGCTGGTCATGTTCCCATATCTAATGACCGAACAAAATCGCCATGGCACTTTCGCAGTCCTTTCAGGTCAAATAACTGTTATTTGTCCGCACAGTCAGGCGCACACCCCAGTCTGACCACACACGTGAAAATCGTTGCAGAATCTCCAGAAATTAAGCCGGTGTTGCCAGCTTTTTGAATGGCACCTTCTTTTCATGCAGTTGCGGCCTGCTGGGCACTTACTTTGTGCGCACGCGGCCGAATGCCCGGCTGAGTGCTCATCTCTCTGCTGTTCGCTTTTATCCTTGAATGTTCTTCAAACACGAGCCGCTTTCCGAGTACATACGCCTGTTTGTGCCCTTGCATTGCGCCCTCACTCGCTGGCATCGCGCTTTGTCACGTTCAGCGCTTGTGTAAAGAAAAAGGAATATCGTTGGTACCTGTTGTTCAAAACTAAGTTTTGAGTTAAGTATAACTTGTTTGCGAGGATAGTTACACAATCGGTTTGTATCCTCTGATAAGTAAGCTTTTCTAGTTCAAATTTGTGTTCTCTTTCTCTTCACTCTAATTCTCGTGCCAGATAAAAGTGGCGATATTTTGGCGTAATTTTCGTAGACTACTAGTCCCGCCTCAAGGTTAGTTTACGCTGCATTTACAATGTGCGCAGGACTTCGAATGCGCACGGACGCGTGCCGGACCGCGGTTGCCTTTCAGTGCCACACTGAGATGTCGCTACTGTGCGGAGGCCAAATGTTTCGGCACTGTTGTCAACCACAATTTTCTATCATCGATGACATTTCGTCGGCAGTATAGTGGTTTGCAGCATCGCAAGCGTAAGAGTCACAACACGCAGCAGGCGACGCCTCCCAAGTGTTCAAATAAACCGCGCGTCACCGACAGGTTCACTATAGTAGCGTATCGCCATCTGTGGGCCATATCAGAAACAGGAAACGCAGTGCCCAGCTCAATACCTTGTTCTTGTATACATGTATGAAGAAAATAAGGATTCCTTCCGGCAAGCATATGTACGCAAAACGGAGGAAGCAAATTTCCTTCCTCCATCATTGAGGTCataggagcaaaaaaaaatacattaataAATTAAATATAAGAAAGAGCACACTTTTGTTGCTTTGCGGGATCACAATTTCCTAGCGGAGCTCTTGCTTTCGAGTAGCTGCAATAAAAATTTCAGTTTCTTTAAAGAAAGAACCAGATTTGCATCCAAGAAAACGATCAACTTTATTATGCTTCATGCCCAATGACTAGCCAGATTCCAACCATGCCCGCAAATAGCGCTTTCGAGCACTTATTCAGCAGACTTTCAGGAACAGATATTTACTTCGCAAGATAACTGCCTGGAATGCCCCCTGTTCCACTTGTAACGAGgtcatttttcaatgggtacctggccattgtggaatcagtggcaatgattccgccgataacgctgctcgcacagcacatgaagaagagcacagcgttccaattccgctttcgaggacagacgccgcaaggcagttTCGACACCCGGCACGCAGTCCCTcgctgaccgagtggaactcgctcGACCTACGACTTACACGATTGCATCGattaaacccctccctgcaactccgacccccactcggacttcctcaacgtgaagctacgcttctctttCGCCTTTGGTATGGAGTGTCCTTCataaaggcatactctacattaattggagtgaccgacagtgcagcacgcgaggtctgcggcaccgaGGAAAATATCGACCacttgctgtgccactgtccacgatgtgccccagaaagacaagaacttgccaacgCTCACCAAACACTGgtcaatcggccgctttctgtgcaggtgctgctggaacaccgcccccatcgctcgtcggccaaTGAAGccgtgaaggcacttttgtgcttcttgaggacgacgggcttgtgcgaacgtctgtgactattaatgcaatttctattagaccacacgcgtcagcgaactgaccgctaatttccttctttccttccctcctctctctccctgtcatctttgttttcccctttctcaTTCCCCCGGTGTATGTTAGCCAACCTGAcgctattctggttaacctcgctgccttctGGTTTTCTCTTCTCCCCTATTCCTCTTAATTTGGTCTTGATTTGGTCTTGGCAGCACTTGTACCTGTCACGGGGCAGCGTAATCCATTCTGCGCCGTTCGTAAAACACACTTATAACGCACGGTCCAGAGTGCTAGCACACGTAATTTGTGGCAAACGCTACCATTAGCCCACACATTTCCATCTTGGCCTACACATCAGCCATAATTCACCTTTCATTTTCTTCAAATGTAAACAAGGTGCCTTTTTTAGTTCACTGGGGAAACCAGTAAAACTTGTTCAGAACCTCGTATAACGCATGAAAATTGGGAAAGGGAGAAGGTTAAGCAAATATTTACAACCCTTCAAATTAAGCTAGAATCGCAAAATATTCGCCACACATTACGTATAAGATGCCCTCGTTTCCACCAAATGTAGGCTTGTTGTAGATTTCTGCTTTGATAGTGAGAAACATCGCCTAACATGACGATAAAACACTATTGAGCATTTTCTAAAGTAATTTTCACCAAGGCTGTATTTTTTCCACAGACATTTACTCCTCATACAAATATGACCTTTTTAGTTCTTGCAGGGCAGCGGGCTAAATCCTGCGCCGTTAGCGAAACACACTTATAGCGCTCTGTAGCGCTTGCGTACGTAATTCATTGAAGGACCAAATTTAACCCGCCCACTTAATTATAACTTTATGTCTTAACCTGATCCCTAACCTACCCCTTATTCTTCACGGTATATAGAAAATGTGGCTTGCATAATTCACTGAGGACATTGGGAAGTACTGCTACAAACTTCGTATAACCGATGGAATTAGTAAAAAAACGAGGGGTCATCAATGGCTTGCCAAGCAAGTAATCAGGCGAAAAGCTACGCCCCACATTGCACATAACATTCCCGCCTCACTTACCACCAAATGCACACTTCGTGTGACGTATAGGTAGTTCGCTCGGAACACTGGGAAACGTGGCAGATAACCACCGTACGACATATTAGAGCACTCGCATAAGAAATGTTTTACAGAGGCTGTAATTGAAACTTAAACCACGCACGTTTAACTTGGCGTAACGTAAAGCTTTCCTCTCATTTTCGTTAAAATTCAATTTAGGCGAAATTTATGTCTTCAATGGCAGCGGACTTCGGCGCCGTTCGTAAAAGACGCCTATAACGCTTCGACGTGCATGCCTGCAGAATTTGTTCAAGTCGCGCAGTTAAACCACCAACTTTAAAATTGCCTACACATTACTCATAGCCTAGCTGGTTCTTGCTTTTGCCGAACGTAAATAACATGTCTCGTTTAGTTATATATGAGGACCAGGAAGCGCACCCAAACATTGTATAACACAGGAAAATAAAATATGTCGGTCCAGCATTACATTTGCAACGTTCCTAAcgaagccagagagagagagaataaaaccTTTATTTGACGCAGTGACTTGTCAGTCGGAAAAGCTAAAATTTCGACAGACATTACACATGAAATTCCTCCCCCTTCTAATCGAATGTAAAATCAGCGTACCAGAGCTATATAAGGCCGTTATCTGCAAGGTTTCCCAGAGACCTATGAGAAGTACACATGACACCGATTTTAGATTTTGTTGTAATGGGGGCAGGATCTTGTGTGAAATGTCTGGCGAATTTTTAGCGTTGCTGGCTTCATTAGGAATGTTGCAAATTAGATACTGAACAGCCTTTCTTTTTCGTTATTTTCTTGCGTTATACGATGTTTGTCGTACGCTCCCCGGTTATCACAAACAACTAAACGAGACATCTTGTTTATATTACTCGGTGAAAGCGAGGGCCAGCtcagctgtggaagaaaacgaGTATTCAGTTATTTTTAACCTCCATAGCTTCGAACCTACGCGCTCCAAACTTTCCAGCACGTTATCCATAACCTAGAAACCATGTTGTGCACATATAGAATTGCTTCGACTTTTTGTCCTCGCAGCGCAGCATAGAAACTTCGTGTTTCAAAACAGGCCGAGAACGATGTTTGAGCAATTTTTATTGAATTCATAATTAACCCGTCCACTTGAGAAGTTGCCGGCTCCTCACCCATAAAGCACCTACAATTTTCCCTAAATGTAAGATCTACGAATGGTCTACATTTCCGAGGACTACGATGAAAACATGCATGCAGCTTTTTCGAGTGCTTCTAGCCGCGCTAAATGCTTTGGTataaaacacaaaaacaaaaggtATATAAGTAATCGGAACTCTATATTTCTCACCGTTATTTGTATACCGTATAATTACTCGCTTCACTAGGGCTTCTCTCCGCATAGTCTttaacatgtgcgttggatctgcacacTTTTTATTATCATATTGATGATATGAACACTGTATGTGAATATTCGCCGTCGGCGTCAGCCTTGCTGAGAGGTTGCGCATATTCTATGCGGGAGGAATTATATCGACACGGCAGGATAATTTTGGCCATTGACGTCGGCGTTGCCGTAATgttccgcatatatttaggtatacgcCTACTTTATATTTGTGTATGCCGTACTAACTCGCGTTCTTTTACCTTTTTTTTAGTGTAAGCGTCAGTGATGGTCCCACCACTGACAGTCAGAAGCAAAGAAGTTGGTACCAAATGAACACAATTTTCTGCcccaagcaagcaagcaggctATGTTGGCTTGAGAAGCAAGAGCAAAAGGGGTAGGAAAACCATAGTCTACATTTAACCGCTTCATTGGGCGTATAGATGCCGACGGTTTTCCGTCAATTTCATCTTCGCGCACCGGCAATCTCCGACGCCGGTGACGCTGTGGCCGGTGTTCCTGATCGCGCCAGAGTTGTGATTCCTCCTGGCTTACTAGGGCGCAGTTCCTGCTACGCGCCCGAAGTCGTCTCGCGTGCTGTGTTGCGCCATGCCGGCTCCGCGAAATGTTGGAAGACCGCGTTTTCATTCTTGCT
This Dermacentor albipictus isolate Rhodes 1998 colony chromosome 1, USDA_Dalb.pri_finalv2, whole genome shotgun sequence DNA region includes the following protein-coding sequences:
- the LOC135913048 gene encoding organic cation/carnitine transporter 2-like, with product MRELDHWCARPPGFSNTSVDAWKALAIPRDADGNYSRCTVREPPGAGDSARVVPCDAWEFNLRDHGNTVVSEWNLVCQRSWLNNVAHVVVVCANVLSLPLVGMAADRAGRKTVTFVGTTGLLLTLGVSNMASSVKTFVVTQAAVSVLSKCMGVQYVLLYEVTKASRRLLYCFVPPALPSAFVPVLQYFVRSCQLDWALSQVVVATLALVLLASFYVVEESITRLLATHNVEEAEREVRRACSVNKVSQSDTRRQLRGEMESYRREQGDLLSDENVGVLRSMWLRERKFILVSVWLLLSWAYSHHVEERGLTSDIYVRSATLISLRPKFVFVCLVLDYYGGVRRAVAISALVFATSSAVAFAAHTDEASPWQDILYVFMRVSLTLPVTFLLFSPSACTR